The DNA sequence CTATCAGAAGAAAAGTGCTCATCGCTTTACCTGTGTAATCAACTGCTGCACTTCCCGACTTTGTTTCGGCCCTAGTCGAGTGAGGGCATTGTGACCACCAGACGCATAGACGGCAACGGCACGAAGCAGGTCCTTCAACCGCGCCGCCGAACCCGCATCTAAATGGCAATAGGCGCCTCCAGTTAACCGGGCAATCTCCTGAAAGGCGCGTGCCGACGCGCCGTCTCCCCCATCCTGAAACATGAAGGCTGGAAGGCCGAGCATCCCAAGCTGTCCAGCTGTCGCCGCAAGGTCGTCTACATTCTCCTCTACGCAATCGCCCACATAGATCAACGCGTTGACCTTTGAGCGTTTGGTTTCCTGAAGCGTGTGGTTGAGCACGCGTCCTATTTGCGTATGCCCGCCACGACATCTAACCCGCGTCATAGCCTTGCCAAGAGATTTGGCGTCAGAGGCCCATTTGCTTGCGGAGAATTCTCCAAAGCCCCGAAACCAGACAAGTTGAACGTCCAATCCGCCAAGATCAGCTGCAGCGTTGAACATTTCGCTCTGAATACCGATAGCTCGATCCCAACTCGGTTCCCGGCTCATTGTGGCATCCATCGCGAAGATCAGCCGACCACGAGCACCCGCCATAGTCGGCAGCGGTGTCGATTTTACCTTCGCCAGAAAACTGTCCACGCTTGATGTGGTTTCCTTAGCCGGCACACTATGTCGGTCTTTAGCCATCAGCTCCCATCTTGAGCAGGAATATTGAGCAACTCTACTACAAATGGGGCGCAAAATGCCGACGCCAAGCCTGTGACATCGCGAAAAACCCTGTGTTAGGCTTGAGCCTGTTGCCTCTGGTCTGGATGAAGATCAGGTAGCTCCAGCGTAGCGATCAACTGTCGCACTTCCGCCCGGGCAGCCACATGGGACATGGATAGGCCGCCACCGGCACCTTTTTCCCGAAGATCCAGGAGCGTCAGACCAGACGGAAACATCTCCCGGAAGATCACCCGCTCACCAAACCCCGGCGCGATCCGAAATCCGATCCGGTCGCTCAAAGCTTCAAGGCCCGCCTCCACGCGTCGCTTGTTCTTCGCATCAAGCGACGACAGACGGTTCCGCATGACCACCCAGTCAATGGTACCACCATCAGCAATAGCACGGCGCTTGCGCGCATCCCACACCATCTCTGCATAGAGACTTGGGCGCTTCACTTCATACGTATCGGGATTGACCTGAGCCAGAAGATCAAAATCGACAAAGCTGTCATTCATCGGCGTAATAATTGTGTCGGCGACCGCATGACCAAGGCGCGAAAGAAAGGTATCGCTCCCTGGACTGTCAATCACGATCACATCATTGGCAGCGGTCAGTTGCGCATAAACAGTCTCAAATGCCTGTCGTTCTGCCCGATGTTGTTCGGTTAACACGTCGGCATCTGAACGATCGACCACATGATGGTCCGGCATGGCCAGCGGAACGTCATTGGTCTCGCTCCAATTGCGCCGATTTTCAACATAGCGAGAAAGCGACCGCTGGCGGCTATCAAGATCGATGGACCCAACGCGCAAACCTTCTGCAAGCAGTGACGCAATCACATGCATGGCTGATGTGGTTTTGCCAGAGCCACCCTTTTCGTTTCCAAGGACGATTGTATGTTTTTTGGCGAGCATCACAGGCATTGTCACAGTTGGTCGTTCACGAACCAGCGCGAACCGGTAGAACGACTCAGAAGTCGGATTTTGCGGAGTGTCTGCCTGCCACAACACCAAGTCAACCAACCTTCAAGCGCCCGATTTGCGCAAATGTGCCTGTTCTCATTTCAACATCACCGCTACACTGTCGACACCGCAAAAAGACTAGATATGAAGGCCGAGTATCTCTACCCAACCCAACCATATCGGCAAAACTTCAGCCCTCCTGATCTTTGTGCTGAGCGTCGGATGCACACTCCTTTTCAGCACCGCCAAAGGACGCGCGGAAGTGACTTACGACGTCGCGAATGTTGCCACCGACGATCAGCTAAATGTCCGCGCAACACCATCCGCCACCGCTGAGAAGGTTGGAACTCTTGCCTTTGATGCGACGGCGATTGCTGCTACCGGAGCCTCGCGTCAGGTCGGCAGGTCGACCTGGTTTGAGATCATCGTTGAAGGTCGAAAGGGCTGGGTCAATGCCGCCTATCTGACTCCAACCCGCGCCCCCTCGTCCTTGTTCAGAGAGCCCCTCGTCTGCAGCGGAACAGAGCCATTCTGGGCCTTACAGCTAGACAACACGAGCGGTGAGTTTGACTCGCTATCAGAGGGAAAATCCGACATCGAGTTTCACAGCTCCAGGTCCGCCCTCGGCGTTCCCATCATATGGTCTCTCAAAGGATCAACTGGCCCGGCGCACTCAGCAGTTTTTGCGCTGTTAGAAGAAACCAATCAATGTTCTGATGGCATGTCTGATCTCACCTATCGATATTCAATTCGCATCGATATTGAGGATGGACCATTCTATGCTGGCTGCTGCAATCCACATCCAGGACAACATGCTCCTTGACCCACATTATTGGCGTCCGCCAAAGAACAAGAAAGAGACCTCATGAACGGTAAGCTCGACCTTGATCAACTGACCAATCTTGTGACGACGGGAGAAATTGACACCATCATCGTCTGCATGCCCGACATGCAGGGGCGCCTGGTGGGGAAACGCGTGACGGGAGCCTTCTTCCTGGACAGCGTTGTTGAGGAAACCCACGCCTGCAATTATCTGCTGACTGTCGACATGGATATGGAGCCTGTGCCCGGCTACAAAGCAGCCAGCTGGGAAAAGGGCTATGGCGACTTCACCCTGAAACCCGACCTTGCAACCTTGCGCCGCATCCCCTGGCTACCTGCCACAGCGCTGGTGATCTGCGACACGCTCGATCACCACGGCGAGGACATTCCAGTCGCCCCAAGAGCTATTCTCAAAAAGCAGCTGAAGCGCTTGGCTGAGAAAGACATGATGGCCTATATGGCCTCGGAGCTGGAATTTTTCCTCTTTGATGAACCCTTCGAGTCGGCCCATGAGAAAAACTACAAGGATCTAAAGACCGCCAGCTGGTACATTGAGGATTACCACATCTTCCAGACATCGAAGGAAGAAGGCATCATGCGAGCCATCCGAAACGGATTGGACGCTGCCGGCATCCCCGTCGAAAATTCAAAAGGTGAATGGGGACCGGGCCAGGAAGAAATCAATGTGCGCTATGCCGAAGCCCTCGACATGGCCGACCGCCACGTGATCCTGAAAAACGGCATCAAGGAAATTGCCCACCTGCACGGAAAATCCGTGACCTTCATGGCGAAGTGGAACCAGAAACTGGCAGGAAACTCCTGTCACATCCATTGCTCGCTTTGGGACAAAGCCGCTCAAAACTCCGTTTTCCACGACAAGTCGGACGCCAATGGCATGTCCCCGCTGTTTAAGAAATTCATCGCGGGCCAACTCTCCGCCAGTCGCGAGATGAGCTATTTTCTCGCACCCGGCATAAACTCTTACAAACGATTTGCAGATCAATCTTTCGCGCCAACGACAGCGGTTTGGAGCATGGATAACAGGACAGCAGGATACAGGGTTGTGGGTAGCGGAAACGCCACACGGGTCGAATGCCGTATTGGCGGCGCAGACCTGAACCCCTACCTCGCCTTTGCGGGCATTATCGGTGCTGGGCTTCACGGGATCGAAAATGACATGGAGCTTGAGCCCGAATTCAGGGGTGACGCCTATGCCACCGAAGACATCCGCTCCCTGCCCAAATCATTGCGAGAAGCGCTTGACCTGCTCGATAAATCAGAGACGATGCGCGCCGCCTTTGGCGACGAAGTCATCGATCACTATCTTCACACGGGACATTGGGAACAGGCGGAATATGACCGCGCTGTCACCGACTGGGAATTGACAAGAGGTTTTGAACGCGGATGAGCAACACGCTGAAACTCATTACACCCATTGACGGGTCTGTTTATGTAGAACGTCCTTATGCGACAGAAGCAGAAGTCGCGGCAGCCTTTGACCGGTCCAGCGAGGCGCAAGCCGCATGGAAGCGCGTACCCATTTCAGAACGCGCAGCACTAATGACGAAATTCGTCGATGCCTTTGTCGCTATGAAAGACGAGATCGTCCCGGAACTGGCCTGGCAGATGGGCCGCCCGATTGCCTATGGCGGCAATGAGGTGAACGGCTTTGCTGACCGCGCGCGCCACATGATCAAAATCGCGCCAGAGTGTTTGGAACATGTGCGGCCCGACCCCATCGATGGGTTTGACCGCTATATCAAACGTGAACCGCTGGGCGTCGTCTTTGCCATTGCCGCCTGGAACTTTCCCTACATGATCGCGGTGAACTCCGTCGTCCCGGCCCTCATGGCCGGCAACACGGTTGTCTTGAAACATTCCGGACAAACGCCGCTCTGTGCAGAGCGGATGGCCGAAGCACTGGACAAAGCCGGCGCGCCGGACGGGCTCTTTCAGGTCCTGCACATGGGTCATGAGCTGACCGAAAAAGCGATCCAGCACCCAGCCTGTGCCTACGTCAATTTTACAGGCTCTGTTGCAGGCGGCCACGCTATTCAGCGCGCCACCGTCAGTCGCTTCATAAATTTAGGTCTAGAGCTCGGTGGCAAAGATCCCGCCTATGTCCGAGCCGACGCTGACGTGGCCTTCGCCGCTGAAAACATTGTCGACGGCGCGTTCTTCAATTCCGGCCAGTCCTGCTGCGGCAAAGAACGCATCTATGTGGATGCAAGCGTTTACGACAGCTTCGTAGAGCAATTCGTCGAGACCGCAAGAACCTACAAGCTCGGCAGCTCTCTGGATGCAGATACAACAATCGGCCCCATGGTACGCACCAGCGCCGCGACTTTCGTGCGTGGCCAGGTGGCAGATGCTGTGAGGGATGGCGCGAAGTCCCTCATTCCTGAAAGCCACTTCCCTGAGTCCAAAGACGGGACGCCCTACCTCGGACCGCAGGTCGTGGTGGATGTCGACCATTCCATGAGCCTCATGAAAGATGAGACCTTCGGCCCCGCCGTTGGCATCATGAAAGTCTCGAGCGACGAAGAGGCCATCCGCCTCATGAATGACAGCCCCTATGGCCTCACCGCCTCCATCTGGACGTCAGATGCAGACGCCGCTGTGCACATTGGGGATCAGGTGGAAACCGGCACCTGGTTCCAGAACCGCTGCGACTATCTGGACCCGGCCCTTGCCTGGACAGCGGTAAAAGACAGCGGGCGCGGCGCCACGCTTTCTGCAGTGGGCTATGAGTTCCTCACCCGCCCGAAAAGCTACCACCTGCGACTAAAGACCTGAGCCTATGCCAGAGCCAAAAATCGATAATTATCAAAGCTTGATCGCCAATTGGAGCTATCCGACCTCTATTCGGTTTGGCCCGGGACGTATCTCTGAACTTGCCAATGCCTGTCGGGGTGCGGGCATTCACGCACCGCTGCTCGTCACCGATCCAGGACTGAGCGCCCTGCCTATCGTGACCGATGCACTCAATGCACTCGAAGAGAACGGCCTTTCAACCGTGCTCTTCTCCAAACTGCAGGCAAACCCGGTTGCGGCCAATGTTGAAGAAGGCGTCGCGATCTACAAGCGTGGCCACCATGACGGCGTCATTGCCTTTGGCGGCGGTTCCGCTCTCGACACAGCCAAGGCCATCGCCTTCATGTCCGGCCAGTCCCGGCCCATCTGGGATTTTGAGGACCGGGAAGATTGGTGGACACGGGCGGACCCGGCGGGCATCGCTCCCATCATTGCCGTGCCAACAACCGCTGGGACAGGCTCCGAGGTGGGACGTGCGGCCGTGATCACAGATGAAACTGATCACACAAAGAAGGTCATCTTCCATCCAAAGATGCTGCCGGTGGAAGTCATCGCAGACCCGGCACTGACAACCGGCCTGCCTGCGCCCATTACGGCGGCAACAGGCATGGATGCCCTCTCCCACGCTTTGGAGGCCTATTGCAGCCCTTTCTGGCACCCTATGGGACAGGGCATCGCGCTCGAAGCCATGCGGCTCGTGAAAGAATGGCTGCCAGAGGCAACTGCCAATGGGGAGAATGTCGACGCCCGCGCCTACATGATGGCGGCGTCGTCTATGGGCGCAGTTGCCTTCCAGAAGGGCCTCGGCGCCATGCACGCCATGAGCCACCCCTGTTCGAGCCTGAAAGGCACCCATCATGGCCTCACCAATGCTGTGGTGATGCCCTATGTGCTGCA is a window from the Rhodobiaceae bacterium genome containing:
- a CDS encoding ATPase MipZ translates to MLWQADTPQNPTSESFYRFALVRERPTVTMPVMLAKKHTIVLGNEKGGSGKTTSAMHVIASLLAEGLRVGSIDLDSRQRSLSRYVENRRNWSETNDVPLAMPDHHVVDRSDADVLTEQHRAERQAFETVYAQLTAANDVIVIDSPGSDTFLSRLGHAVADTIITPMNDSFVDFDLLAQVNPDTYEVKRPSLYAEMVWDARKRRAIADGGTIDWVVMRNRLSSLDAKNKRRVEAGLEALSDRIGFRIAPGFGERVIFREMFPSGLTLLDLREKGAGGGLSMSHVAARAEVRQLIATLELPDLHPDQRQQAQA
- the feaB gene encoding phenylacetaldehyde dehydrogenase; amino-acid sequence: MSNTLKLITPIDGSVYVERPYATEAEVAAAFDRSSEAQAAWKRVPISERAALMTKFVDAFVAMKDEIVPELAWQMGRPIAYGGNEVNGFADRARHMIKIAPECLEHVRPDPIDGFDRYIKREPLGVVFAIAAWNFPYMIAVNSVVPALMAGNTVVLKHSGQTPLCAERMAEALDKAGAPDGLFQVLHMGHELTEKAIQHPACAYVNFTGSVAGGHAIQRATVSRFINLGLELGGKDPAYVRADADVAFAAENIVDGAFFNSGQSCCGKERIYVDASVYDSFVEQFVETARTYKLGSSLDADTTIGPMVRTSAATFVRGQVADAVRDGAKSLIPESHFPESKDGTPYLGPQVVVDVDHSMSLMKDETFGPAVGIMKVSSDEEAIRLMNDSPYGLTASIWTSDADAAVHIGDQVETGTWFQNRCDYLDPALAWTAVKDSGRGATLSAVGYEFLTRPKSYHLRLKT
- a CDS encoding bacterial SH3 domain protein, with protein sequence MTYDVANVATDDQLNVRATPSATAEKVGTLAFDATAIAATGASRQVGRSTWFEIIVEGRKGWVNAAYLTPTRAPSSLFREPLVCSGTEPFWALQLDNTSGEFDSLSEGKSDIEFHSSRSALGVPIIWSLKGSTGPAHSAVFALLEETNQCSDGMSDLTYRYSIRIDIEDGPFYAGCCNPHPGQHAP
- the ipuC gene encoding glutamate--isopropylamine ligase; its protein translation is MNGKLDLDQLTNLVTTGEIDTIIVCMPDMQGRLVGKRVTGAFFLDSVVEETHACNYLLTVDMDMEPVPGYKAASWEKGYGDFTLKPDLATLRRIPWLPATALVICDTLDHHGEDIPVAPRAILKKQLKRLAEKDMMAYMASELEFFLFDEPFESAHEKNYKDLKTASWYIEDYHIFQTSKEEGIMRAIRNGLDAAGIPVENSKGEWGPGQEEINVRYAEALDMADRHVILKNGIKEIAHLHGKSVTFMAKWNQKLAGNSCHIHCSLWDKAAQNSVFHDKSDANGMSPLFKKFIAGQLSASREMSYFLAPGINSYKRFADQSFAPTTAVWSMDNRTAGYRVVGSGNATRVECRIGGADLNPYLAFAGIIGAGLHGIENDMELEPEFRGDAYATEDIRSLPKSLREALDLLDKSETMRAAFGDEVIDHYLHTGHWEQAEYDRAVTDWELTRGFERG
- the gbsB gene encoding alcohol dehydrogenase, with product MPEPKIDNYQSLIANWSYPTSIRFGPGRISELANACRGAGIHAPLLVTDPGLSALPIVTDALNALEENGLSTVLFSKLQANPVAANVEEGVAIYKRGHHDGVIAFGGGSALDTAKAIAFMSGQSRPIWDFEDREDWWTRADPAGIAPIIAVPTTAGTGSEVGRAAVITDETDHTKKVIFHPKMLPVEVIADPALTTGLPAPITAATGMDALSHALEAYCSPFWHPMGQGIALEAMRLVKEWLPEATANGENVDARAYMMAASSMGAVAFQKGLGAMHAMSHPCSSLKGTHHGLTNAVVMPYVLHHNLNVIDEKLAAAARYLNLGDSAASFIDWVLRLREELQIPNTLHDLGITPDLISQMAPMALEDPCTGGNPVSMTTGAYETLYDKAINGILG